GTGTAACTCTCAGCAGAATCCTGAGGCCAGGAGCCAGGATGCTGGTGCAGGCAGAGTGAAGCAGCAAACGCAAGCTATGATCTGAGCCCTGTGCAGCTTCCCTTCCTGGCTGGTGAAGTCAGAATTTTCAAGTGTAGACCAGAAGGACTAAAGAAGGTTACATTGCCAGCTACACTGGCTGAACAACTCCCAGGTGTGCCAGAAATTACAGGTGAGTcactgtccttccttccctcacttcTAGGCCCTGGGTCCAACAGgttggcggcggggggggggggggggggggagacagctCTAAGGGGCCAGTAGGCACTCAGCTGATCTCACCTGCTCTCCTGAACTTGGCTTCTCCTTTAACCGTGGGGTCGCTGTTATTTAAACCCTCGCCTCAGCCCACGCTTGTTCTATTCCTTgtctttctgccttcctccttttccttaaGTGAGAGCTCGCCTTTGTGTTGGAGAATGCGCCCAGAATGATTCTTCTGAGAAAACTTAAGAAGTGTGCGGTGTTCCCTGTGCTCAAGGGCACCCAGCAAACTGGAGCCCCTCAGTTCATaatgacccactgcccactggaACTTcaactaaaaatgaataaataagtaactaGCCTTTTTATTGAAGTAGGAGCTCAAAAcctaagggaggagggaagaaaatctAGCATGAAAGACAGATGGGAAccagagagaagtgggaggaaatCTTGAGTCGGGTACCCCAGACATGTTCCCCACCCCCCCCTTCCACGTGTTCACAGCACTAGAGAACATCACAGAGTGAACCCCTTGCAATAAAAGAGGGACGTTATAAATCCTAGAGTCAGTACTCAGATCCTGCTGTCGCCACCAGTTTCACAACTTTTCGTCTGCCACTGGATAAAAGCGAGGGTCACCATCCTGCTTCCCAGGCACCTGACAGAGTCCTCCTCTCTGCTTCCGCCCTCCAGATCTTCGCGTCGCCCCCCCTGCCAGCTCCTCCATCAGAATCGCCAGCTATACTATCCATACACAGTGTGGGGTCTCAATTACAAAGTTGAAAGAAGGCTGTGCCTATATCTAGGAAGAGCCACCGCCACCGGGACATAGCTTGTGTCCTGGCTGTTTCCTTCCTGGAGGACACCTGATTGCATGACCGGCTCCCTCTGCGCGCGCGACCACTCTTGGTCTCCCAGCCTCCTCGCTCTACCGCGCACTCGCAGCTCCCTAGCGACACCAGCCATCAAGCTGGGGGGTGGAGAGAGTCGGGGTGCGCAAGTGGGAGGCCTCTCCCTCGGGAGCCTGGGAGATCCCTGTCGCCAGGAGGGGCAGTGCCACCGCCCTCTTGGGAACCCGAGCGTTAATCCAGAGCCTTCCCAACTTGGTGGTGCCCTCAGACTCAGGTGGTCGGGATGGATCTGTCACCCCGCAACCGGCCGCTGCTAGATTCCTCGTCGCTGGACAGTGGCTCGCTGACCTCGCTGGACTCCAGCGTATTCTGCAGCGAGGGCGAAGGGGAACCCTTGGCTCTGGGGGACTGCCTCACGGTCAACGTGGGCGGCAGCCGCTTCGTGCTCTCGCAGCAGGCTCTGTCCTGCTTCCCGCACACGCGGCTGGGCAAGCTGGCCGTGGTGGTGGCCTCCTACCGCCGCCTAGGAGCCCTCGCTGCGGCTCCCAGCCCCCTGGAGCTTTGTGATGATGCCAACCCGGTGGACAACGAGTACTTCTTCGACCGGAGCTCCCAGGCGTTCCGCTATGTCCTGCACTACTACCGCACTGGTCGCCTGCATGTCATGGAGCAGCTGTGCGCTCTCTCCTTTCTTCAGGAGATCCAGTATTGGGGCATCGACGAACTCAGCATCGACTCCTGCTGCAGGGACAGGTACCCACAAGGCAGGGCGCGGCAGCTGGGTGGGAAGTCAGGAGTTGGGCTAATAAGAAGGCATAGGCAAGGCTTGAGGCTTTGTGTAAACTTGCCTACTCCAGAGCCTTGTCAATAGGTTCGTCTGCCTCTTGACTGGAGGCTAAGGTGTTTGCATAAGACTAGAAATCAATCCTAAAGTCAACTTGTGCATTGAACGTTAAaggcaaaacagaaacaacagcaaagaaactTCTTGTCCCGTTTCTTCCAGAAATTAATATTCTGATTTCTTGTGAAAGCCCAGGCTGATCAGGCTTTAAGTAAGCATCTGGTAATTAAGTAgctgagtcagaaaaaaaaatatgcttcaaATGATACATAGGAATGAAATATTTCGGTTTATTGCCATCAAATCAGTACTTTATCTGTGAAAAACTTGCTTGAAGGACCTCCTCTGGCCCTTAAAGATATAGACTCTGACAGTGACTTCCTGTTGACCTGTGGCTACTATTACTCCTTcagggatatttttcttttatacacaCAAATGTTCCAGTGGCAAACAGATGTTCTTATCACCAAAAATTAAGTCACAAAAATTCATTAATCCAAAATTGCCTGGTTATGAATAAATCCTATTTGCATAAATTTCTACTAAGaaactgtcatttaaaaaatgggaaatcTGGCAGGGACCACCCTGggtaaaatatgaatatatatttctatattttatcccTGTGTAAGTGTGACCTCTCTGTCAAACTTAATTCTTTTGTCCTTctatatgtgttattttttttttttaaattaatcacaAAGTTGTCTTCCCTGAAAGATACTTCAGGAGAAAGGAGCTGAGTGAGACACTTGACTTTAAGAAGGACACGGATGACCAGGAGAGCCAACATGAGAGTGAGCAGGACTTCTCGCAAGGACCTTGTCCCACTGTCCGCCAAAAGCTCTGGGATATCCTGGAGAAACCTGGGTCTTCCACAGCAGCCAGGATCTTCGGAGTAATCTCCATCATTTTTGTGGCAGTGTCCATTGTCAACATGGCCCTGATGTCAGCTGAGCTAAGTTGGCTCAACCTCCAGCTGTTGGAGATCTTGGAATATGTGTGTATAAGCTGGTTCACCGGGGAATTCCTCCTGCGCTTCCTGTGTGTGAAGGACAGATGCCGCTTCCTGAGGAAGGTGCCAAACATCATAGACCTCCTTGCTATCTTGCCCTTCTACATAACTCTTCTGGTGGAAAGTCTGAGTGGCAGCCACACCACGCAGGAGCTGGAAAACGTGGGGCGCTTGGTCCAGGTTTTGAGGCTCCTCAGGGCTCTGCGCATGCTAAAACTGGGAAGGCATTCTACAGGTATTCATATTTCAATGGTGTCTTAATTTCTCTTTGcttcaggcagatctctgtgagttcgtggccaacttggtctacaaagtgagttacaggacagtcaagactgttGTAATGAGAAAGCCCATCTTGAAACCTTCCCCCAAAAtagtcaaacaaaaaaaaattatgtaaatgAGAACATCACCACCTTCCATTCTTATCCACCCCTCACTCTTAAAAAGTACTAGAAAGCAAAATCTTCAAGGTATTATCAGAGGTACAGAGCTATCTCTCACAGACTTTCTGTCTACAAGGATTGTGGAACAATCTGATCATCTTTTACCTTCAGTTTAATATAATACAATgccatatagatacatatatacattaagaCATTCTTCTCAAAGGTCAGACATAAAGCATACATAAATGgcatacaaataaattatatactatatataggccataagttattttgttttctatttccaaaaaataaatatatagaattttGTTCTTGACTGGAGAGAAGAGACTTTTTTAGTCACGGCAGACAAGAGATGGCCAGGTTTTGATGGCCTTCCTctagttttttattaaaaaataggaTCATTTGCTTTGGAAGAAAAAATTTAGTAACTAAATGCCTTACTTGGTATTTGAGAATTTTCTTAAACTTTGAAAAATCAAATGAGCATTCCCTAGAAAaaatacacctctctctctctctctctctctctctctctctctctctctctctctctctctctttctcaaccacacacacacacacacacacacacacacacattaacttGCCCTTGAAAATTACAACCAATgccaatgaaaattaaattagatTTAGAGCAATTAAATAGAATTATTTATGATCTGAAATTAATGGTGCTCAGTAGTTGGTTTTGTGACTACTGAATATTATTGGGTTATTACAggcataattttaaagaaaacagaatattccCATGAGTTTGTTCAAATGTAAATTCTCAACCCCACCTGTCAAAAGGTAAAATTTTAGTATATGTACTACTTTCTGGATCTTGCACTTTATTGTGTATGCAATTATTTTTGAGCTACATAATTTGGAAGTCATATGTATTTTTGAGAAAGATTGGGCAGCATGCATAATAATATAatacaaatgtatatacacacaaacaagtgTATTTACAAAGTATGCTGCCATCAATGTCCACAAACATACCTCTGCATGACCACAGTAAGGGTCATGGTAGCTACGCCTGCCTATTAATGTAGGAAGAAATTAACCTGCAATTTCTTTTTCTACATCTCTGTAATTAAGACTCACCCTACAAAATTCTAGTCATGTGTTTTCCTAGCTAGCCTTACACACCAGGGATCTGATGATGGGGTTTCCAAGAACTTTTACAAGTAACATTCTTTGTTTCCTGACACAGATAATGGGATGCTTTCTTTGAGTATTTATAAACTCTTCCCGGGATTCAATTTATAAAACACTGAGAGCTACGttttttccaaaagaaagaaaaagcgaAATAATAGTAATTTCAACAGTGTCACCTCCTTGAAAGTTTTCTCAGTTCTAAAGCAAGTATAAAGTATTAGCAAAACCTTAATTTATTTAAAGTGTACAATGAATGGGTGAATACTTTATAGTTTTATGTCAAGGAGAGCATTTAGAAAATATGGCCACAAACATCATAAGTTCCCACATATTTGAAACATTGATTGGGAGATGTTGTATAATAATGGATAGAATCCCTGACAGTCTTGGTATAAATCCAGGGTTTGTAGCTTTGTTCTAGATACACCAGCCCTGTTAATGTCAAACTCCATATCTGCAAAATGACACAACAGGGACAAAATCTGTCACGTGGTACTTTTGAGGGGTAACTAAATTTAGTTATGTGGATGATATTTTATCTTTAAGTGTAATCAGTTGTTCTAAACACTGTACATACTTATGTCAAATTATTTCTTAACTGTCATTCCATATCAACACATTAGAGATAATTTTCTAATGAGGTATTACAAAGTTActctggagggttttttttttaagttaaacttGTAAGTTTATGTacattgttctttaaaaataggtgataataagaataaaatatctcaaaatttGAAGAGAAAACTTCAAAACTTTGGCAATGAAAGAATACGTTGCTCAGTTGTATCTTCTTACAGGAAATCAGTACTATCATATGGTTAAAGGAGATAAGGACCAGAATTTAATAAGTATTCTGGGAACTCTAGAACCTTCCTATACACTGGTAAGAGTGTGTTCTGGATATACATTTGACAGCTGTGTTGTCACCAGTGCCTAATGTACTCCTGCTTTTCCACTTCGTTGCCATGGAATCTACCCCTCATTTCTATGGAGCATCTCATTCTACTAATCTTTACCAtgagtaagaaaataaaaggcaaaaatatATTAGAACAACATCAAAATGATGATAAAAGGAAGTACTGAAATGATACATTGGAAAGCAACTTTGATCATAGGAGCTCTCCACATACATCCCTGCCAAAAACTTTGATTCCATGAAGTGACAAACTGCTATAAGACACCTCTCTATAtatttcagtttcattttttacatgaaaaaaataaaagcataaacagCATAAACTCAATAATTACCAAGTAAATTCATGAATGTAGCTACATTTCTCTTTATCCTTCAAACCTGGCCCCACCAACAAGACTATAAGCTTCCCGAATACAGAGGTCATAATGACGTCTTCATTGTATCTCCAGAACATTGCTCAGCATATTAGTTATGCAGAACATGTTTGTGGGTGGATtgcaaggagggagaggggaaggggagaagaaaatcAGAAGGATGCTCAAGCCTGACAGCTGCTCTTCTCTTGCAGGATTGCGCTCACTTGGGATGACAATCACCCAGTGCTATGAAGAAGTTGGCCTACTGCTCCTGTTTCTATCTGTGGGGATTTCTATATTTTCTACAATAGAATACTTTGCAGAGCAAAGCATTCCTGACACAACCTTCACAAGTGTTCCTTGTGCATGGTGGTGGGCCACAACATCAATGACTACAGTAGGATATGGGGACATTAGACCAGACACCACCACAGGCAAAATTGTGGCCTTCATGTGTATCCTATCAGGAATCCTTGTCTTGGCCTTGCCTATTGCCATTATTAATGATCGCTTCTCTGCTTGCTACTTCACCTTGAAACTCAAGGAAGCAGCCATGAGACAGCGTGAAGCTCTCAAGAAGCTTACCAAGAACATTGCCACTGACTCCTATATCAGTGTTAACTTGAGAGATGTCTATGCCCGGAGCATCATGGAGATGCTTAGATTAAAGGGCAGGGAAAGAGCAAGTACTAGGAGCAGTGGTGGAGATGATTTTTGGTTTTAAGTTTACTTTCAACTTACTTGCAAAATCGATGTACATTTGACTGGATTGATGAAGCCTTGCTACTATGGATATCTGTATATTGATGATGAGTTTCTTGAACACTTATCTTCTTTCTGGTGTATTGATTTCCTAGAATATTTAACATCTCCTATAGCAACCACTGATTATTTTGACATACTTCTCTTCACCATAGCTAATTGATACAACCAAAATTACTTGGAAAAGAAATACATATCTAAATTTTCAGATATTAGTTGATATAATTTCATACaccaaactttaaaaattcatgtATCAATGTTTTAGATTTCCACAGCTTTTGGGTATtttccagaggaaaaaaataagtgaacaTTTAAAACCAAACCGAACATCTTTTGGCTATTT
The Microtus pennsylvanicus isolate mMicPen1 chromosome 2, mMicPen1.hap1, whole genome shotgun sequence DNA segment above includes these coding regions:
- the Kcnv1 gene encoding potassium voltage-gated channel subfamily V member 1 is translated as MDLSPRNRPLLDSSSLDSGSLTSLDSSVFCSEGEGEPLALGDCLTVNVGGSRFVLSQQALSCFPHTRLGKLAVVVASYRRLGALAAAPSPLELCDDANPVDNEYFFDRSSQAFRYVLHYYRTGRLHVMEQLCALSFLQEIQYWGIDELSIDSCCRDRYFRRKELSETLDFKKDTDDQESQHESEQDFSQGPCPTVRQKLWDILEKPGSSTAARIFGVISIIFVAVSIVNMALMSAELSWLNLQLLEILEYVCISWFTGEFLLRFLCVKDRCRFLRKVPNIIDLLAILPFYITLLVESLSGSHTTQELENVGRLVQVLRLLRALRMLKLGRHSTGLRSLGMTITQCYEEVGLLLLFLSVGISIFSTIEYFAEQSIPDTTFTSVPCAWWWATTSMTTVGYGDIRPDTTTGKIVAFMCILSGILVLALPIAIINDRFSACYFTLKLKEAAMRQREALKKLTKNIATDSYISVNLRDVYARSIMEMLRLKGRERASTRSSGGDDFWF